One genomic region from Burkholderia latens encodes:
- a CDS encoding sugar ABC transporter substrate-binding protein, with amino-acid sequence MKTKLMAAAAAAILAMPLAHAEKIGVTMASFDDTFLTILRNSIADSAKKDGATVQIEDGGNDVGKQLSQVQNMIAQKVDAIIVNPVDTDATPKITKMVTAAKIPLVYVNRKPVDFDKLPAGVAVVASDEKQSGTLQTRQVCKLLGGKGDVLVLMGELSNESARTRTKDIEDVIATKDCAGMKIVDKREGKWSRTQGQDITMNWLSSGTKFDAIISNNDEMAIGAINALKAARKLTPKTVVAGIDATPDGLAAMKSGDLKVSVYQNATGQGAQAVATALKLAKKQPVDRYVNVPFELVTPENMNQYAKH; translated from the coding sequence ATGAAGACCAAGCTGATGGCCGCCGCGGCCGCCGCGATCCTCGCCATGCCGCTCGCGCATGCCGAGAAGATCGGCGTGACGATGGCATCGTTCGACGACACGTTCCTGACGATCCTGCGCAACAGCATCGCCGATTCCGCGAAGAAGGACGGCGCGACCGTGCAGATCGAGGACGGCGGCAACGACGTCGGCAAGCAGTTGAGCCAGGTCCAGAACATGATTGCGCAGAAGGTCGACGCGATCATCGTGAATCCGGTCGATACCGACGCGACGCCGAAGATCACGAAGATGGTGACCGCCGCGAAGATTCCGCTCGTCTACGTGAACCGCAAGCCGGTCGACTTCGACAAGCTGCCGGCCGGCGTCGCCGTGGTCGCGTCCGACGAGAAGCAGTCGGGCACGCTGCAGACGCGCCAGGTGTGCAAGCTGCTCGGCGGCAAGGGCGACGTCCTCGTGCTGATGGGCGAGCTGTCGAACGAGTCGGCGCGCACGCGCACGAAGGACATCGAGGACGTGATCGCGACGAAAGACTGCGCCGGCATGAAGATCGTCGACAAGCGCGAAGGCAAGTGGAGCCGCACGCAAGGCCAGGACATCACGATGAACTGGCTGAGCTCCGGCACGAAGTTCGACGCAATCATCTCGAACAACGACGAGATGGCGATCGGCGCGATCAACGCGCTGAAGGCCGCGCGCAAGCTGACGCCGAAAACGGTCGTCGCGGGCATCGACGCGACGCCGGACGGGCTCGCGGCGATGAAGAGCGGCGACCTGAAGGTGTCCGTCTATCAGAACGCGACCGGGCAGGGCGCGCAGGCCGTCGCGACCGCGCTGAAGCTTGCGAAGAAGCAGCCGGTCGACCGCTACGTGAACGTGCCGTTCGAACTCGTCACGCCGGAGAACATGAACCAGTACGCGAAGCACTGA
- a CDS encoding sugar ABC transporter ATP-binding protein, with translation MFTARMARPMASESAPAASSAAPGSSGAAPADCLLEVRGVGKSFPGVVALDGVQFRVRRGTVHALMGENGAGKSTLMKIIAGVYTPDQGEILINGEPVVLHGPLDALDRGIAMIHQELNLMPYMTVAENIWIRREPKNRFGLIDHAALRRRTAALFERLSIDIDPEADVRTLTVASRQMVEIAKAVSFDSDVLIMDEPTSALTEKEVTHLFRIIRQLREQGKGIVYITHKMNELFEIADEFSVFRDGKYIGTHASADVTRDDIIRMMVGREITQMFPKEDVPIGDVVLAVKNLGVDGVFRDVSFELRAGEILGVAGLVGSGRSNVAEALFGVVPATSGEILIDGKPVRISTPAQAMKHGMAFLTEDRKDTGCFLNLDLLANMEAAVLSNRYVKFNFVRHAQLKRDCEEMSRMLRVKTPGLHEEIQNLSGGNQQKVLIGRWLLTQPRILILDEPTRGIDVGAKAEIHRLVSALAGKGVAVLMISSEMPEVLGMSDRVMVMHEGRMTGIVERKDADQVRIMDLASR, from the coding sequence ATGTTTACAGCCAGGATGGCGCGCCCGATGGCCAGTGAAAGCGCGCCGGCCGCTTCGTCCGCTGCGCCCGGTTCGTCCGGCGCGGCCCCCGCCGATTGCCTGCTCGAAGTGCGCGGCGTCGGCAAATCGTTTCCCGGCGTCGTCGCGCTCGACGGCGTGCAGTTCCGCGTGCGCCGCGGCACCGTGCATGCGCTGATGGGGGAGAACGGCGCCGGCAAGTCGACGCTGATGAAGATCATCGCCGGCGTGTACACGCCGGACCAGGGCGAGATCCTGATCAACGGCGAGCCGGTCGTGCTGCACGGCCCGCTCGACGCGCTCGATCGCGGGATCGCGATGATCCACCAGGAACTCAACCTGATGCCGTACATGACGGTCGCGGAGAACATCTGGATCCGCCGCGAACCGAAGAACCGCTTCGGCCTGATCGACCACGCTGCGCTGCGCCGCCGCACCGCCGCGCTGTTCGAGCGGCTGTCGATCGACATCGATCCGGAAGCCGACGTGCGGACGCTGACGGTCGCGAGCCGGCAGATGGTCGAGATCGCGAAGGCCGTGTCGTTCGATTCCGACGTGCTGATCATGGACGAGCCGACTTCCGCGCTGACCGAGAAAGAGGTCACGCACCTGTTCCGGATCATTCGACAGCTGCGCGAGCAGGGCAAGGGCATCGTCTACATCACCCACAAGATGAACGAGCTGTTCGAGATCGCCGACGAGTTCTCGGTGTTCCGCGACGGCAAGTACATCGGCACGCACGCGTCGGCCGACGTCACGCGCGACGACATCATCCGGATGATGGTCGGCCGCGAAATCACGCAGATGTTCCCGAAGGAGGACGTGCCGATCGGCGACGTCGTGCTCGCCGTGAAGAACCTGGGCGTCGACGGCGTGTTCCGCGACGTCAGCTTCGAGCTGCGCGCGGGCGAGATCCTCGGCGTCGCGGGTCTCGTCGGTTCGGGGCGCTCGAACGTCGCGGAGGCGCTGTTCGGCGTCGTGCCGGCCACGTCGGGCGAGATCCTGATCGACGGCAAGCCGGTGCGTATTTCGACGCCCGCGCAGGCGATGAAGCACGGCATGGCGTTCCTCACCGAGGACCGCAAGGACACCGGCTGCTTCCTGAATCTCGACCTGCTCGCGAACATGGAAGCGGCGGTGCTCAGCAACCGCTACGTGAAGTTCAATTTCGTGCGGCACGCGCAGTTGAAGCGCGACTGCGAGGAAATGAGCCGGATGCTGCGCGTGAAGACGCCCGGCCTGCACGAGGAAATCCAGAACCTGTCGGGCGGCAACCAGCAGAAGGTGCTGATCGGCCGATGGCTGCTCACGCAACCGCGCATCCTGATCCTCGACGAGCCGACCCGCGGCATCGACGTCGGCGCGAAGGCCGAGATCCACCGGCTCGTCAGCGCGCTAGCCGGCAAGGGCGTCGCGGTGCTGATGATCTCGTCGGAGATGCCGGAGGTGCTCGGCATGAGCGATCGCGTGATGGTGATGCATGAAGGCCGGATGACCGGCATCGTCGAACGCAAGGACGCCGACCAGGTGCGCATCATGGACCTGGCCTCGCGCTGA
- a CDS encoding ABC transporter permease yields the protein MGNLNPVADAQSMTIKTRHAKWPPELSIFLVLVGISLFFEVIGWLVVGQSFLFNAERLEIIVLQMAVIGIIAVGVNLVIITSGIDLSSGSVVAAAAVVSASLAQVSDFPRAVFPHLTDLPVIWPVLAGVCVGLLVGLLNGSLIALTGIPPFIATLGTMVAARGFAKWFTNGMPVSMLTDQFAAIGAGANPVIIFVVVAAIFHVVLRYTRFGKYTYAIGANRHAAVVSGINVTRHLVFVYAIAGLLSGIAGTVTAARAISGQSGMGVMYELDAIAAVVIGGTSLSGGLGRVTGTVIGVLILGVMTSGFTFIRIDAYYQEMVKGAIIVAAVIADQYRNKKSRR from the coding sequence ATGGGCAACCTGAATCCGGTCGCGGACGCGCAGTCCATGACGATCAAGACGCGGCACGCGAAGTGGCCGCCCGAACTGAGCATCTTCCTCGTGCTGGTCGGCATCAGCCTGTTCTTCGAAGTGATCGGCTGGCTTGTCGTCGGGCAGAGCTTCCTGTTCAACGCGGAGCGGCTCGAGATCATCGTGCTGCAGATGGCCGTGATCGGCATCATCGCGGTCGGAGTGAACCTCGTGATCATCACGAGCGGCATCGACCTGTCATCCGGGTCGGTCGTGGCAGCGGCGGCCGTCGTGTCGGCCAGCCTCGCGCAAGTGTCCGACTTTCCGCGCGCCGTGTTTCCTCACCTGACCGACCTGCCGGTGATCTGGCCGGTGCTGGCCGGCGTGTGCGTCGGGCTGCTGGTCGGCTTGTTGAACGGTTCGCTGATCGCGCTGACCGGCATTCCGCCGTTCATCGCGACGCTCGGCACGATGGTCGCCGCGCGCGGCTTCGCGAAGTGGTTCACCAACGGGATGCCGGTGTCGATGCTGACCGACCAGTTCGCCGCGATCGGCGCGGGGGCGAACCCGGTGATCATCTTCGTCGTGGTCGCCGCGATCTTCCACGTCGTGCTGCGCTACACGCGCTTCGGCAAGTACACGTATGCGATTGGCGCGAACCGTCACGCGGCCGTCGTGTCGGGCATCAACGTGACGCGCCATCTGGTGTTCGTCTATGCGATTGCGGGCCTGTTGAGCGGTATCGCCGGCACCGTGACGGCCGCGCGTGCGATCTCCGGGCAGTCGGGCATGGGCGTCATGTACGAGCTCGATGCGATCGCGGCGGTCGTGATCGGCGGCACGTCGCTGTCGGGCGGCCTTGGCCGCGTGACCGGCACCGTGATCGGCGTGCTGATTCTCGGCGTGATGACGTCGGGCTTCACGTTCATCCGGATCGATGCGTATTACCAGGAAATGGTGAAGGGCGCGATCATCGTCGCGGCCGTGATCGCCGATCAGTATCGCAACAAGAAATCGCGCCGCTGA
- a CDS encoding sugar phosphate isomerase/epimerase family protein, whose amino-acid sequence MKIALDPYMIRHLPLDRLPHAVAELGYDQIELSPRSDFLDWWVMPRATRERMTAFRQAMRASGVGLASLQPMYRWASPFDDERQWAVRCWKKAIEVALEMECPLMVSEFGRGASPERSVGERPGANPKELCEAAWFRSMDELLPILERERIVLSVEPHPEDWIEQLQPAIDIVTNIGSPSLKLSYIAPHTFYYGDDMAAMIAAAAPVLAHVRVADTFDHRKSSQLRYIVNPPGSNQIRVHQHLDIGQGEIDWDVFFGALGSAGFDGVMSSCVFAWEDRAEASSRYMGDTIERYVARHFERAAAR is encoded by the coding sequence ATGAAGATCGCTCTGGATCCCTACATGATTCGTCATTTGCCGCTCGACCGCCTGCCGCACGCGGTCGCGGAGCTCGGTTACGACCAGATCGAGCTGTCGCCGCGCAGCGACTTTCTCGACTGGTGGGTCATGCCGCGCGCGACGCGCGAGCGCATGACCGCGTTCCGCCAAGCGATGCGCGCGAGCGGCGTGGGACTTGCGTCGCTGCAGCCGATGTACCGCTGGGCCAGCCCGTTCGACGACGAGCGGCAATGGGCAGTGCGCTGCTGGAAGAAGGCGATCGAGGTCGCGCTCGAAATGGAATGCCCGTTGATGGTGTCCGAATTCGGACGCGGTGCGTCGCCGGAGCGCTCGGTCGGCGAGCGGCCCGGCGCGAATCCGAAGGAGCTGTGCGAAGCCGCGTGGTTCCGCTCGATGGACGAACTGCTGCCGATCCTCGAACGCGAACGCATCGTGCTGTCGGTCGAGCCGCATCCGGAGGACTGGATCGAACAGCTGCAGCCGGCGATCGACATCGTCACGAACATCGGATCGCCGTCGCTGAAGCTGTCGTACATCGCACCGCACACGTTCTATTACGGCGACGACATGGCCGCGATGATCGCGGCTGCCGCGCCGGTTCTCGCGCACGTGCGCGTGGCCGACACCTTCGATCACCGCAAGAGCAGCCAGCTGCGCTACATCGTGAACCCGCCGGGCTCGAACCAGATTCGCGTGCACCAGCATCTCGACATCGGGCAGGGCGAGATCGACTGGGACGTGTTTTTCGGTGCGCTCGGCAGCGCCGGCTTCGACGGCGTGATGTCGTCGTGCGTGTTCGCGTGGGAGGACCGCGCGGAAGCGTCGTCGCGCTACATGGGCGACACGATCGAGCGCTACGTCGCGCGCCATTTCGAGCGGGCGGCCGCACGCTGA